In a genomic window of Deltaproteobacteria bacterium:
- a CDS encoding aminopeptidase P family protein: MADNLFPRFSEAEYGRRYGAIRAAMQRDDIEAIFIAGARGSSEVSYLANYLPQSPCWLLFPRQGDATVFIHFFNHQPCAKAQSIVDDVRWYGPTPMPTIVEEIKKRGLTKSKIGLVSMRAMSYGHVTELQKQFPAAEFVEFGPQFGRIRRVRSEEELAYLRKSGDLTDLACEALENNLRPGLTEQEVLSIVYSAYIKQGGDPGIHFIATTNMDNPDRFVPWQRQTSRVLQRGSVVITELTVSYWGYSTQIHRPFAIGKEPTPTYRQLFDAAHECYESVRKICKPGTTSEQIIAATSAIEEAGFTSYDSVFHGEAGKSPELGTRSAAHPLEKWTLEQNMVHVIQPNPITKDFKAGLQLGAAVVVKPGGGEALHNYPFKFPVCG, translated from the coding sequence ATGGCAGACAATCTTTTTCCCCGCTTCTCCGAAGCCGAGTACGGCCGCCGCTACGGCGCCATTCGCGCCGCGATGCAGAGAGACGACATAGAGGCAATTTTTATTGCCGGCGCGCGCGGCTCGTCGGAGGTCTCCTACCTGGCGAATTATTTGCCGCAGTCGCCCTGCTGGCTGCTGTTTCCGCGCCAGGGTGACGCTACGGTCTTCATCCATTTTTTCAATCACCAACCCTGTGCCAAGGCGCAATCGATTGTCGATGACGTGCGCTGGTACGGGCCGACGCCCATGCCGACGATTGTCGAAGAGATCAAAAAACGTGGCTTGACCAAAAGCAAGATCGGTCTCGTCAGCATGCGCGCCATGTCCTACGGCCACGTGACCGAATTGCAGAAGCAGTTTCCCGCAGCGGAGTTCGTCGAGTTTGGCCCGCAGTTCGGCCGCATCCGGCGCGTGCGCAGCGAAGAAGAGTTGGCTTACCTGCGCAAGAGCGGCGATCTCACCGATCTCGCCTGCGAAGCGTTGGAAAACAATTTGCGCCCCGGACTCACCGAGCAAGAAGTTCTGTCGATCGTCTACAGTGCCTACATCAAACAAGGCGGCGATCCCGGCATTCATTTCATTGCGACGACCAACATGGACAACCCCGATCGCTTCGTCCCCTGGCAACGGCAAACCTCGCGCGTGCTGCAGCGAGGCAGTGTGGTCATCACCGAACTGACCGTGAGCTACTGGGGCTATTCGACGCAGATTCACCGACCGTTTGCCATCGGCAAAGAGCCGACACCGACCTACCGCCAGCTCTTCGATGCGGCGCATGAATGCTACGAAAGTGTGCGCAAGATCTGCAAGCCCGGCACGACCAGCGAGCAAATCATCGCCGCAACGTCGGCCATCGAAGAGGCCGGCTTCACCAGCTATGATAGCGTCTTCCACGGCGAAGCGGGCAAATCCCCCGAGCTAGGAACAAGATCAGCGGCACATCCTTTAGAGAAATGGACGCTGGAACAAAACATGGTCCACGTCATCCAGCCCAACCCGATCACGAAAGATTTCAAAGCCGGCTTGCAGCTCGGCGCTGCCGTTGTGGTGAAACCCGGCGGCGGTGAGGCGCTGCATAACTATCCATTTAAGTTTCCGGTGTGCGGGTAA
- a CDS encoding tryptophan-rich sensory protein yields MSLVVFGRLWSSLVVFVVLVFLAALIGTQFGPGPWYTALQKPAWTPPNWLFGPVWTALYIGIAVAGWLVWRSKSPAKLQSMWLWGTQLILNGLWSFLFFGLQRPGLALIDIILLLIAIVIFIAQARHANVVAAWLFVPYALWVAFATALNFAIWQLN; encoded by the coding sequence ATGTCTTTGGTCGTCTTTGGTCGTCTTTGGTCGTCTTTGGTCGTCTTTGTTGTTTTGGTTTTTCTCGCTGCTTTGATCGGCACTCAGTTCGGTCCAGGTCCCTGGTATACCGCCCTGCAGAAGCCCGCGTGGACACCGCCCAACTGGCTTTTCGGCCCTGTATGGACCGCACTCTACATCGGCATCGCCGTTGCCGGTTGGCTCGTTTGGCGCTCCAAGAGCCCGGCCAAGTTACAATCGATGTGGCTTTGGGGCACTCAGCTAATCTTGAATGGACTTTGGTCCTTTCTATTTTTTGGTCTCCAACGGCCGGGGCTCGCGCTGATCGACATCATTCTTTTGCTGATCGCAATCGTCATTTTTATCGCCCAGGCGCGCCATGCCAACGTGGTCGCCGCGTGGCTTTTTGTTCCCTATGCACTGTGGGTGGCTTTTGCCACAGCCTTGAACTTTGCCATCTGGCAGCTGAATTGA